In a single window of the Gemmatimonadaceae bacterium genome:
- a CDS encoding glycosyltransferase produces the protein MTSIRIALLAALPWVLLPIGMVLRMRRSRTLDEFTAEPPRDAPLVSVIVPARNEARNIGRCVRSILSTDYPNVELIVVDDQSTDGTGAIAAGLGATVIETPPLPADWFGKQWACWTGKSRARGQILCFTDADTEHAPDLIPRTINAMRALEADLFTVSGRQEMVTLWEKLVQAQVFGMLNAWYGGTEEINRSKHAWRKIANGQYLVIPRAVYGETGGHEAVKHTVAEDLLLAQRFHRLGRKVVFIEGREQLSTRMYSSLREMIAGWGKNVYAGGMHAMPPRVPRWIFPLGLVFPPLFNLLPPVTLGLAALGFASYPVLVWAAVATAATVLLWMKFYRDAGESVFLALLYPLGAAMALFIYVRAIARGRNVSWKERDYVAS, from the coding sequence GTGACCTCAATTCGGATCGCACTGCTCGCGGCTTTGCCGTGGGTGCTGCTGCCCATCGGGATGGTGCTGCGGATGCGGCGCTCGCGCACGCTCGACGAGTTTACGGCCGAGCCGCCGCGCGACGCGCCGCTGGTCTCGGTGATCGTCCCGGCGCGGAACGAGGCGCGCAACATCGGGCGCTGCGTGCGCTCGATCCTCTCCACTGATTATCCCAACGTCGAGCTGATAGTCGTGGACGATCAGTCCACCGACGGCACCGGCGCGATCGCGGCCGGGCTCGGGGCCACTGTGATCGAAACTCCGCCGCTCCCGGCCGACTGGTTCGGCAAGCAGTGGGCGTGCTGGACCGGCAAGTCGCGCGCGCGCGGGCAAATCCTCTGCTTCACCGACGCCGACACCGAGCACGCGCCCGATCTCATCCCGCGCACGATCAACGCGATGCGCGCGCTCGAGGCCGACCTGTTCACCGTCTCCGGCAGGCAGGAGATGGTGACGCTGTGGGAGAAGCTGGTGCAGGCGCAGGTATTCGGGATGCTCAACGCCTGGTACGGCGGCACCGAGGAGATCAACCGCTCGAAGCACGCGTGGCGCAAGATCGCCAACGGCCAGTACCTGGTGATCCCGCGCGCGGTGTACGGCGAGACGGGCGGGCACGAAGCCGTGAAGCACACCGTGGCCGAGGACCTGCTGCTGGCGCAGCGGTTCCATCGCCTCGGCAGGAAAGTCGTGTTCATCGAGGGGCGCGAGCAGCTCTCGACCCGCATGTACTCGTCGCTGCGCGAGATGATCGCCGGCTGGGGGAAGAACGTGTACGCCGGAGGAATGCACGCCATGCCGCCGCGTGTTCCGCGCTGGATCTTCCCGCTCGGACTTGTCTTTCCTCCGCTGTTCAACCTGCTGCCGCCGGTCACGCTCGGGCTCGCGGCGCTCGGGTTCGCGTCTTACCCGGTTCTCGTCTGGGCGGCTGTCGCCACGGCAGCGACCGTGTTGCTGTGGATGAAATTCTATAGGGACGCGGGGGAATCGGTGTTTCTTGCCCTGTTGTATCCGCTTGGCGCCGCGATGGCGCTGTTCATCTACGTACGCGCGATAGCGCGCGGGCGCAATGTGAGCTGGAAGGAAAGGGACTACGTAGCCAGCTAG
- a CDS encoding DNA methyltransferase: protein MLSLSRARALLSAASSLDQLASIARELGFPGPARRLDRATREAIGIPSAVAEVRISRGPGSTRALILDVTQSVPLKDALTRTASRLSSHAPQLLWLLLAIDADRAHVAVAAFSHERHPPRTRALLCERANVLDSDAETLCALSSARAQIDVLMHCRWTEVLGREALTRRFYLTLERVVESLAQSTTSSLGSADSRELSLLYVSRLLFLSFLETQGWLNGNHGFLANGFADCMADGGRYHRRVLLPLFFGTLNTPPRARSARARGFGDVPFLNGGLFSRSALERRARAVEFPDEAIGVLYGELLCRHRFTPREDSSEWSEAAVDPEMLGKAFESLMAPPERKSSGAFYTPQALVERVMREALAHALADKAVSSEEIESLLARREVPCAARATLLERLRCFRLLDPACGSGAFLVYALGELSWLAAACGDGRTAGDVTRSTLTTSIFGVDSNPMAVWLCELRLWLAMVMEQRDEGIRSITPLPNLDRQIRVGDTLTGGTFGAADRVPSRAVSRLRLRYTRSRGPRRKTLARLLDRTERALAIAALAGEMKALESARRELLLSARARDLFGGRQPPGADTRRALLDIRCALRELRQRNRNLLAGAALPFSFAAHFSEVADAGGFDLVAGNPPWIRLHRIPAPMRARLREEFRVFRGSAWTAGAEAARAGAGFGSQVDMAALFVERSLTLLRPGGIAALLLPAKLWSSLAGGGVRALLRNETAILTLEDLSGAPVAFDAAVYPSLLVARTSTPESGSLTRCAVHRRATKFAWHAQTARIPLDGTTGSPWILTPPDVRGAFDRLRAAGVPLAETRLARPLLGVKSGCNEAFVVTTDGGHDRATTLIRSGDRTGAMETALLRPAIKGEHIAPWRCARPGTQLIWTHGCDGRALRSLPQHARQWLDHYRARLEARTDGRSSERWWSLFRTDGAACDLPRVVWADVGKRPRAAVLAQGDEAVPLNTCYVVRCRDEREALTFAAILNSDLAAAWLNLVAEPARGGYHRYLGWTMALLPLPRDWSAACATLPAVARSMMDGGGDSRELLEVVLGAYCVRFADVEPLLAWTG, encoded by the coding sequence GTGCTCTCGCTCAGCCGCGCCCGCGCCCTGCTCTCCGCGGCATCGTCGCTCGACCAGCTCGCGTCCATCGCCCGCGAGCTGGGCTTCCCGGGACCCGCCCGCCGTCTGGACAGAGCCACACGCGAGGCCATCGGGATTCCTTCCGCTGTCGCCGAGGTTCGGATCAGCCGCGGGCCAGGCTCCACGCGCGCGCTGATTCTCGACGTGACACAATCCGTCCCGCTGAAGGACGCGCTCACGCGAACCGCGTCGCGCCTCTCCTCGCACGCGCCGCAGCTGCTCTGGCTGCTGCTCGCGATCGACGCGGACCGAGCGCACGTCGCCGTTGCCGCGTTTTCGCACGAGCGACATCCGCCCCGCACCCGCGCGCTGCTCTGCGAGCGCGCGAACGTGCTGGACAGCGACGCCGAGACCCTCTGCGCGCTCTCGTCGGCACGCGCGCAGATCGACGTGCTGATGCACTGCCGGTGGACGGAGGTACTGGGCCGCGAGGCTCTCACGCGCCGCTTCTATCTCACACTGGAGCGGGTTGTCGAATCGCTCGCGCAGTCAACGACTAGCTCGCTGGGATCGGCGGATTCCCGCGAGCTTTCGCTGCTGTACGTGTCGCGGCTCCTGTTCCTCTCCTTTCTCGAGACGCAGGGCTGGCTCAACGGCAATCACGGCTTTCTCGCCAACGGCTTTGCCGATTGCATGGCTGACGGTGGCCGATATCACCGCCGCGTCCTGCTGCCGCTCTTCTTCGGAACGCTCAACACTCCGCCGCGCGCCAGAAGCGCCCGCGCGCGCGGGTTCGGCGACGTTCCCTTTCTCAACGGCGGACTGTTCTCCCGGAGCGCCCTCGAGCGCCGAGCGCGGGCGGTCGAATTCCCCGACGAAGCGATCGGCGTTCTCTACGGCGAGCTGCTCTGCCGCCATCGCTTCACCCCGCGCGAGGATTCGAGCGAATGGTCCGAGGCGGCCGTCGATCCCGAGATGCTCGGCAAGGCTTTCGAGTCGTTGATGGCGCCTCCGGAACGCAAGTCTTCCGGCGCGTTCTACACCCCGCAAGCGCTCGTCGAGCGGGTGATGCGCGAAGCTCTGGCGCATGCGCTCGCGGACAAAGCCGTGTCCAGCGAGGAGATCGAATCGTTGCTGGCGAGACGCGAGGTCCCGTGCGCCGCCCGCGCCACCCTGCTGGAACGATTGCGCTGCTTTCGCCTGCTCGACCCGGCGTGCGGCTCGGGAGCGTTTCTCGTCTACGCCCTCGGAGAGCTGAGCTGGCTCGCCGCCGCGTGCGGAGATGGACGAACCGCGGGCGACGTCACCCGCTCGACTCTGACGACTTCCATCTTCGGCGTGGATTCCAACCCGATGGCGGTCTGGCTGTGCGAGTTGCGCCTCTGGCTCGCCATGGTGATGGAGCAGCGGGACGAGGGGATTCGCTCGATCACGCCGCTGCCCAACCTCGACCGGCAGATCCGTGTCGGCGACACGCTCACGGGCGGCACGTTCGGCGCGGCAGACCGCGTCCCGTCCCGCGCGGTCTCACGTCTGCGGCTTCGCTACACGCGGTCCCGCGGCCCCCGCAGAAAGACGCTTGCGCGACTGCTGGATCGGACCGAGCGAGCGCTGGCGATCGCCGCGCTTGCCGGCGAGATGAAAGCGCTGGAGAGCGCGCGGCGCGAGCTGCTGCTGTCCGCGCGCGCGCGCGACCTTTTCGGCGGCCGTCAACCGCCCGGCGCGGACACCCGCCGGGCGCTCCTGGACATTCGTTGCGCACTGCGCGAGCTGAGACAACGGAACCGGAATCTGCTCGCCGGCGCCGCGTTGCCCTTTTCGTTCGCGGCTCACTTTTCCGAGGTCGCCGACGCCGGCGGCTTCGATCTCGTCGCCGGTAACCCGCCGTGGATCCGCCTGCACCGCATTCCCGCGCCAATGCGCGCCCGCCTGCGCGAGGAGTTCCGCGTGTTCAGGGGATCGGCCTGGACGGCCGGCGCCGAAGCCGCGCGCGCGGGCGCCGGCTTCGGCTCGCAGGTCGACATGGCGGCTCTCTTCGTCGAGCGATCACTGACTCTGCTCCGTCCGGGCGGAATCGCGGCGCTTCTGCTCCCCGCCAAGCTCTGGTCCTCGCTCGCCGGCGGCGGCGTCCGCGCACTGCTGCGAAACGAGACCGCGATCCTCACGCTGGAAGACCTGAGCGGCGCGCCCGTCGCATTCGACGCGGCGGTCTATCCGTCGCTGCTCGTAGCGCGCACGTCCACTCCCGAGAGCGGAAGTCTCACCCGCTGCGCCGTGCACCGGCGCGCCACGAAGTTCGCGTGGCACGCGCAGACCGCGCGAATTCCGCTCGACGGCACGACGGGCAGCCCGTGGATCCTCACTCCGCCCGACGTTCGAGGCGCGTTCGACAGGCTGCGTGCCGCCGGCGTTCCGCTCGCGGAGACTCGTCTGGCGCGTCCGCTGCTCGGCGTGAAGTCGGGCTGCAACGAAGCCTTCGTAGTCACGACGGATGGCGGGCACGACCGCGCAACCACGCTGATCCGAAGCGGTGACCGTACGGGTGCGATGGAAACAGCTCTCCTGCGCCCCGCGATCAAGGGCGAGCACATCGCGCCCTGGCGCTGCGCGCGCCCCGGCACCCAGCTGATCTGGACACACGGCTGCGACGGCCGTGCGCTGCGCTCTCTCCCGCAACACGCGAGACAGTGGCTGGATCATTACCGCGCGCGGCTCGAGGCACGCACCGACGGTCGCTCCAGCGAGCGCTGGTGGTCGCTGTTCCGCACGGACGGCGCCGCCTGCGATCTGCCGCGCGTCGTCTGGGCCGATGTCGGAAAGCGCCCGCGCGCCGCCGTGCTCGCGCAAGGCGACGAAGCAGTCCCGCTGAATACGTGTTACGTGGTCAGATGCAGGGACGAGCGTGAAGCGCTCACCTTCGCCGCAATTCTGAACAGCGACCTGGCCGCGGCCTGGCTCAACCTGGTCGCCGAGCCCGCGCGCGGCGGATACCACCGCTACCTCGGCTGGACCATGGCGCTGCTGCCGCTTCCCAGGGACTGGAGCGCGGCGTGCGCGACGCTCCCCGCCGTCGCCCGGTCCATGATGGACGGCGGCGGTGATTCCCGCGAGCTGCTCGAGGTCGTGCTCGGAGCGTACTGCGTCCGCTTCGCCGACGTCGAGCCGCTGCTAGCGTGGACGGGTTAG